Part of the Candidatus Purcelliella pentastirinorum genome is shown below.
TTGCCATCTTTTAATTTTCTTAGTTTAACTCTTACAATTGTTTGCCCTTTCCCTGGTTTAAATAATTCATGATTTTCAATAGAATATGGTTCGTTATTTATAATAATTTTTAATCCATGGTAAAATTTATTTGCGTTGTATTTTATTTTCATTTTATTTTTTATTATTAATAATAAAATTTATTATTAGATTATGTATAATTTAATAGGTTAATAATATATTTATTTTTTAATTTATGATTTTATTTTAAATCTAAAATATTTTATGAATAATTTAATTTTAATTTGTTATTTGTCTTTTTTTTTTAATATATCTTTTCCTTGATAATCTTATTAAAGTTATTTTATTCATAATTTTTATTTTGTTTTTATTTTTTTCTATTTTTTTTCTTGTTCTTTTAGATAATTCTATAGTTGAATATGATTTAAATATTTTTATTTTTCCAATATCATTATTTTTAATTTTATTTTTATTATTTAATTCATTTAATATTTGTTTAATTTTTATTCCATCTTTTATTCCTAGATTAATTGTATATAAACACATTGAATTTGTTTTTGGTTTATTGTAAATTTTATTTATTTTTTTATATTTAATATTATCTGGTGGTAATAATAATGGCTTCTCTTTTTGTGCTAGTTTTAATAATATAGTTGCTAAAGTTTCTATATCTATTTCTTTTTCTTTTTGTAATTTTATTAATAAAATACGATATTTTTCTAAATTTTTATTTTTTAATTGTTTTTGTATTTTATCAATGAATTTATTTTGTCTATGTAAATTTAATAATTCTGGTTTAGGTAATTCTATTTTTTTTAACGGTAATTTTATAATTTTTTTTATGTTTTTTAGTAAATATCTTTCTTTATTTTCTACAAATAGCAATGATTTTCCTTTTCTACCAGCCCTACCTGTTCTTCCTATTCGATGTATATATGATTTAGGATCTAATGGAATATCATAATTTATTACTAAGTTTATACGTTCAACATCTAATCCTCTTGCTGCGATATCAGTAGCAATTAAGATATTTAATGGTCCTTGTTTAAATTTTTCTAATGTTCTTTCTCTGGAAATTTGATTCATATCTCCATTTAATGGAGAACATGTATATCCTTTTTTTTCTAAAAAACTTGTCATTTTTAATGTAGAATTTTTTGTTCGAACAAAAATTAAGACTGCTTCATATTTTTCTATTTCTAAAAATCTTGATAATGCTTCATTTTTTCGACCGTATATAAGACAGTAATTTTGATTAATATCAGGTATATTTTGTATATTAGATTTTATTTTTATTTCTATAGGATTTTTTGTAAATTTATATGTAATATTTCTAATATTATTAGGCATAGTTGCTGAAAATAATGCTATTTGGTATTTTTTTTTTATTTTTGATATTATTTTTTCTACATCTTCTATAAATCCCATTTTTAACATTTCATCAGCTTCATCTATTATTATTTTTTTTATTTTAGATAAATTTATAGTTTTTCTTTTTAGATGATCTAATAATCTTCCTGGTGTTCCAATAATTATTTGAGGCTTATTACGTAATAGATATAATTGTGTTTCATATTTTTGTCCCCCATAAATAGATATTATTTTTATATTATTTATATATTTTGCAAATTTTATATATGAGTTTGTTATTTGTTTTGCTAATTCTCTAGTTGGTGTTAATACTAATATTTGTATATTTTTTTTATTTATATTTATATTATTTAAAAATGGTAATGCAAATGCTGCTGTTTTTCCGCTTCCTGTTTGTGCTATTCCTAGTACATCTCTTCCTTTTATTAATTCTGGTATACATGCAATTTGTATAGGTGATGGTTTAATATATCCAATATCTTTTAACGCTTTTATTATATTTGAGTTTAATTTTAAATCGTTAAAAGTTAATTTTGTTTTGTTCATTTATTATTTATTCCTTTTAATAAAATTAATATATTTTTATATTATTAATTAAATTTAATTTTAAATATAAAATAAATATTTTATTCATGAAGATAGTATAGGGCATAAAAAATATTTAAAATAAAATATAAAATTTGTTCTATAATTATTTATTTTTAAAATTTTTATTTATTTGGATGTGTTTTGTAATATTTTACATAATTTTAATTATTTCATGCTTAAACGAAATCTATTATGTTTATCAATTTCTAATACTCGTACTTTTACTTCTTGTCCTATTTGTAAATAATCTGTAATTTTATTTACTCTTTTTTCTGAAATTTGTGATATATGTATTAATCCTTCTTTACCTATTCCTATTTTAACAAAAGCTCCAAAATCTACTATTTTGGTTATTTTACCTTTATAAATATTTCCTACTTCTATTTCATAGGTTAGTTCTTTTATTCTTTTTATAGCTTTTTTAGTTTTTTTTTCGTTATTTGCAGCTATTTTTATTATTCCATTATCTTTTATTTCTATTGAAGTACCTGTTTTTTCTGTTATTTCTCTAATAATTGATCCACCTTTTCCTATAATATTTTTTATTTTTTCTGGTTTTATTCTCATTGTATATATTCTAGGAGCATATATGGAAATGTTATTTTTAGGTTTATTAATTGCTTTATTCATTACATTAAGAATATGTATTCTAGCATGTTTTGCTTTATTTAGAGCTATTTTTATTATTTCATAGGTAATATCTTCTATTTTCATATCCATTTGTAAAGCAGTTATTCCATTTTTACTTCCTGCTACTTTAAAATCCATATCTCCTAAATGATCTTCATCTCCTAAAATATCAGATAAAATTACATATTTATCTTTTTCTTTTATTAGTCCCATAGCTATACCAGCTATTGCTTTTTTAATAGGAACTCCTGCATCCATTAATGCTAATGATGCTCCGCATACAGATGCCATAGATGATGATCCATTTGATTCAGTTATTTCTGATACAATACGTATTGTATAAGGAAATTTTTCTTGTTTAGGCATTACAGCTAAAATACTATTTTTAGCTAACCAACCGTGACCTATTTCTCTTCTTTTAGGTATTCCTATTTTACCTATTTCTCCAACTGAGTATGGTAAAAAATTATAATGAAATAATATATTATCTGTATGCATACCGTGTAATTCGTCTACATTTTGTGCATCACGTGTTGTACCTAATGTTACTGTAACTAATGCTTGTGTTTCACCTCTTGTAAATAATGCTGATCCATGAGTTCTAGGTAGTATACGTGTACGTATATCTAATGCTCTAATCATGTCTTTTTCTCTACCATCTATTCTTATTTTATTTTTTAAAATATTTTTTCTTATTATTTTTTTTTCTATTTTATTAAAAATATTTAAAAGATCATTTTCTTTTATATTCTTATTTATTATATTTAATTTAGATATTGTTTTATTTTTTATTTCATTAATTTTATTCAATCTTATTTGTTTTTCTGTTATGTTGTATGCTATTTTCAATTTCTTTTTAACAATTTTTTTAACTTGATGATATAAATCTTCATTATTATTTATTATAGGTGTAGTATAATTATTATTTTTATATTTATTTGTTAATGATTTTATTTGATTAATTACATTTTTTTGTTCGTTGTGTCCAAATATTATTGCATCTAATATTTTATTTTCATTCAACATATTAGATGTTGATTCAATCATTAAAACTGCATCTTTTGTTCCTGATATAATTAAATTTAAATCACTTTTTTTTATTTCATCATATGTTGGATTTAAAATATATTGATTATTTATATATCCAACTCTAGCGGCTCCAATTGGTCCATTAAATGGTATATTTGATAGATGTAATGCTGCTGAGGTTCCTATTATTGATATAATATCAGGATTTATTTGTGGATTAAGTGAAATTACTGTAGCGATAATTTGAATTTCATCTGTACAATTACTTGGGAATAAAGGACGGATTGGTCTGTCGATTAATCTTCCAGTTAATATTTCATTTTCACTTGGTCTTCCTTCTCTTCTAAAAAAACTACCTGGTATACGTCCCGCTGCATATGCACGTTCTTGATAATGTACTGTTAATGGAAAAAAGTTTTGTTCATTTTTATTATTTTTTTGATTAACTATACTAATTAGTATGGTTGTTTCATCCATACTAGCTATTATTGAAGACGAAGATTGTCTTGCTATAGTTCCAGTTTCCAATGTAATAATATTACGACCATATTGAAATTTCGATATTGTTGAGTTTAACAAAACATATTCCTTTAATTTTATAAGTTGCTATTTTTAATATATTATATCAAAATTTATATATATGTTGTATATAAATAATATTTTAAATCTAGTAATTGTTTTTATTTTATTATTTTAATGTCTTAATTTTAGTATTTTTATTAATTTTTTATATTCTTCATTTTTAGTTTTTTTAATATATTTTAATAATTTTTTTCTTTTTGATATCATCTTTAATAATCCATATTTACTATGTTTATCTTTTTTATTTTTAATAAAATGTTTTTGTAATTTATTTATTTTTTTTGTCAATAATGCTATTTGTATATTACTTGATCCTGTATCTTTATTTTTTAATTTAAAATTATTAATGATTTTAAATTTTTCTTCTTTATTTAAGGGCATAATTGTATAATCCTATTTTAATATTTTTTTCAATAATTTAAATATTTTATTATATTATTTATTTTATTTTTTTAAAATTTTAACTCATTGTCTAGAAAATATACTTTTCTAAATTCGTTAAGGATATTTAATGTTATATTGATATTTTTGTTATTTTTTCTTTTATAATACGATGTAACTATATTTTTTATATTTATTAATTTTATTGAATTTTTTAAAGTATATATTCCTATTTGTAATCTTCTTAGAAGAATTACATGTGCTCCACAATTTAATATTTCACCTAATTCATTTATAATTGATCTTATATAAGTTCCTTTTGAACAGGTTATTTTTATTTTTATTTTATTGATTTTATAATATATTAATTTTATTTTATGAATATAAATTTTTTTTTTTTTAATTGGAACTTGAATATTTTTTCTTGCATAGTAATATAGTGGTTTTCCTCTATATTTTAATGCTGAATATATTGGTGATTTTTGTATTTGTTCTCCATGAAAATTATTTATTATCTTTTGTATTTTTTTTTTGGAAAAATTTATTTTTCTAGTTTTTAATATTATTCCTTCTTTATCAAAAGTATTTGTACTTTCACCTAATTTAGCAATAACTAAATATTTTTTTTTTTGTTCAATTAAGTATTGTGTTTTTTTGGTTGTTTTTCCTATACATATAGGTAATACTCCAGTTGCAATTGGATCTAATGTACCTACATATCCAGCTTTTTTTATTTTTAATATTTTTTTTATTTGTTGCAAATTATTATTTGAACTTAATCCATATTCTTTATCTAATAATATCATGCCATTTATATTATTCTTTTTATTCATTTATTAGTTTTTTTATTTAATTTTTTAATTAATTTAAATATTTTTATTCCGTTATCTAAAGAATAATCATATAAAAAATTTAATATAGGTATATTTTTAATATACATTTTTTTTTTTAGTAAAATTCTAATATAACCTGATGCCTTATTTAAAATATTTAATATATTTTTTTTATTTAAATTTTTGTTTTTCACAAACATAATAAAAATATTTGCGTACTTTAAATCATTTGACATAATTATATCTGACAATATTATTATATTTTCAAGACGAGGATCTTTTATTTTTAATAATATTATATTAGCTATATTTTTTTTAAGTTCTTTAGCTATTTTTAAGGATCTTGTTTTTTTTTTATTCATATTTTAATTATTTTTATAACGTTTTGATTATATCACCTGGTAAAATATTATTTAAATTTTTTATAGTTATGCCACATTCAGAACCAGTATTAACTTCTTTAACATCTGTTTTAAATCTTCTTAAAGATTCTATTTTACCATTATGTATTATTGTATCGTTTCTTATTACAACTATATTACTAAAATTTTTTATTGTTCCTTTTTTTATAAGACATCCGGCAATTGTGCCAAAATTTAAAGATTTAAATATGTTTTTTACTTCAGCTATACCTTTTTTATTTTTATTTTTTTGTTTTTTTTCAATATTTTTTATAATGAATTTTATATCTTCAATTAATTTATATATGATATTGTGATATTTTATTTTTACTTTTGTATTTTTTATTATTTTTTTTATTATATTTTCGCTTTTTACATTAAAACCAAATATTATGGATTTTGTTGTATTTGCTAAATTAATATCTGTTTCTGTTATCCAACCTATGTTATAAGATATAATATTTATTTTAATATTTTTAGTTTTTAATTGATGTATTGTGTCTAATATTGCTTTTAATTGTCCATGATTACTTGCTTTTATTAAAATATTTATTTTATGTATATTTTCTTTAAAAATATCTTTTTTGTCGTTTTTTATTATTTTATTAAATTTAATTTCTCTTTTTTGTTTTTTTCTGTATGATGCCAGTTCTTTAGCTATTTTTTCATTATTTGTAACAGTTATTATATCTCCTATATTAGGAATGCCTGATAGACCAAGTATTTTCACTGGTATTGAAGGAAATACTTTATTTATTTTTTCATTATTTTCGTTATGCATTGCTTTTATTTTTCCATATTCCGTTCCACATAATATAATATCTCCTTTTTTTAAAATTCCTTCTTTTGTAATTACATTTATTATCGGTCCTTTTTGTTTATCTAAGTATGATTCAATAACTACTCCTTTAGCTAAAGTATTAATATTGGTTTTTAATTCTAAAATTTCGGATTGTAAAATAATATTTTCTAAAAGTTTATTTACACCTTTTCCAAATTTTGCAGATATTTCCACGAATAGATTTTCACCACCCCATTCTTCTGGTATTATATTGTATTTTGTTAATTCTTTTTTTATTTCTTTTGATTTTGATTTTACTATATCTATTTTGTTAATAGCAACTATGATTGGTACTTTCACTTTTTGTGCCTGATTAATTGCTTCTATTGTTTGTGGCATTATTCCGTCATCTGCTGCTATTATTAATACTATTATATCTGTTATTTGTGCCCCGCTAGATCTCATTTTTGTAAAAGCTGAATGTCCTGGAGTATCTATGAATGTAATTAATCCTTTTTTAGTATTTATTTGATATGAATATAAATTTTGTGTAATATTACCGTCTTCTTCGTATTTTTTTTTATTTGAATTTATATATTTTAATAATGATGTTTTACCATGATCTACATGTCCCATAATTGTAACTATTGGAGGTCTTATTTTTATTATTGGTTTATTATTAATTTTTTTATTTTCTGTAATTGTTTTTTCAAAATTATTTTTTTCTGAAAAAGTTACTTTGTAGCCTAATTCTTCTACGATTAATTGTGCTATTTCCTGATCTATTAATTTATTTTTTATTGGATTTATTCCTATATCGTTAATAATGTTTATTATTTTAGATTTTTTTATGGCCATTTTTTTAGATAAATCTACAATAGATATATTATTATCTATAATAATTTTTTTGTTTTTATTTGTTTTAAGTTTTTTGAAATTTTGTTTTAAAATTGTTATTTTATTTTTTTTATTTGGTATATTTATTTTTTTACATAATGTATTTTTGTTTTGTTTTTTATAATTATAAATATTAAAATTTGTTTTTATAATTTTATTTTTTTTATTTATATTTATTTGTTCTTTTTTTAATTTAATTATTTCATCGTTATCATTTTTTTTTATTTCATTTGTATTATTATTTAATTTAAATGTTGTATTTTTTATATTATTTTTATTATTTTTTATTATTTTATTTTTATTATTTA
Proteins encoded:
- a CDS encoding DEAD/DEAH box helicase, which gives rise to MNKTKLTFNDLKLNSNIIKALKDIGYIKPSPIQIACIPELIKGRDVLGIAQTGSGKTAAFALPFLNNININKKNIQILVLTPTRELAKQITNSYIKFAKYINNIKIISIYGGQKYETQLYLLRNKPQIIIGTPGRLLDHLKRKTINLSKIKKIIIDEADEMLKMGFIEDVEKIISKIKKKYQIALFSATMPNNIRNITYKFTKNPIEIKIKSNIQNIPDINQNYCLIYGRKNEALSRFLEIEKYEAVLIFVRTKNSTLKMTSFLEKKGYTCSPLNGDMNQISRERTLEKFKQGPLNILIATDIAARGLDVERINLVINYDIPLDPKSYIHRIGRTGRAGRKGKSLLFVENKERYLLKNIKKIIKLPLKKIELPKPELLNLHRQNKFIDKIQKQLKNKNLEKYRILLIKLQKEKEIDIETLATILLKLAQKEKPLLLPPDNIKYKKINKIYNKPKTNSMCLYTINLGIKDGIKIKQILNELNNKNKIKNNDIGKIKIFKSYSTIELSKRTRKKIEKNKNKIKIMNKITLIRLSRKRYIKKKRQITN
- the pnp gene encoding polyribonucleotide nucleotidyltransferase, which codes for MLNSTISKFQYGRNIITLETGTIARQSSSSIIASMDETTILISIVNQKNNKNEQNFFPLTVHYQERAYAAGRIPGSFFRREGRPSENEILTGRLIDRPIRPLFPSNCTDEIQIIATVISLNPQINPDIISIIGTSAALHLSNIPFNGPIGAARVGYINNQYILNPTYDEIKKSDLNLIISGTKDAVLMIESTSNMLNENKILDAIIFGHNEQKNVINQIKSLTNKYKNNNYTTPIINNNEDLYHQVKKIVKKKLKIAYNITEKQIRLNKINEIKNKTISKLNIINKNIKENDLLNIFNKIEKKIIRKNILKNKIRIDGREKDMIRALDIRTRILPRTHGSALFTRGETQALVTVTLGTTRDAQNVDELHGMHTDNILFHYNFLPYSVGEIGKIGIPKRREIGHGWLAKNSILAVMPKQEKFPYTIRIVSEITESNGSSSMASVCGASLALMDAGVPIKKAIAGIAMGLIKEKDKYVILSDILGDEDHLGDMDFKVAGSKNGITALQMDMKIEDITYEIIKIALNKAKHARIHILNVMNKAINKPKNNISIYAPRIYTMRIKPEKIKNIIGKGGSIIREITEKTGTSIEIKDNGIIKIAANNEKKTKKAIKRIKELTYEIEVGNIYKGKITKIVDFGAFVKIGIGKEGLIHISQISEKRVNKITDYLQIGQEVKVRVLEIDKHNRFRLSMK
- the rpsO gene encoding 30S ribosomal protein S15 encodes the protein MPLNKEEKFKIINNFKLKNKDTGSSNIQIALLTKKINKLQKHFIKNKKDKHSKYGLLKMISKRKKLLKYIKKTKNEEYKKLIKILKLRH
- the truB gene encoding tRNA pseudouridine(55) synthase TruB, whose amino-acid sequence is MNKKNNINGMILLDKEYGLSSNNNLQQIKKILKIKKAGYVGTLDPIATGVLPICIGKTTKKTQYLIEQKKKYLVIAKLGESTNTFDKEGIILKTRKINFSKKKIQKIINNFHGEQIQKSPIYSALKYRGKPLYYYARKNIQVPIKKKKIYIHKIKLIYYKINKIKIKITCSKGTYIRSIINELGEILNCGAHVILLRRLQIGIYTLKNSIKLINIKNIVTSYYKRKNNKNINITLNILNEFRKVYFLDNELKF
- the rbfA gene encoding 30S ribosome-binding factor RbfA — its product is MNKKKTRSLKIAKELKKNIANIILLKIKDPRLENIIILSDIIMSNDLKYANIFIMFVKNKNLNKKNILNILNKASGYIRILLKKKMYIKNIPILNFLYDYSLDNGIKIFKLIKKLNKKTNK
- the infB gene encoding translation initiation factor IF-2, translating into MCNINIKKLAKKIRISKIKLIKNLSNIGIYKSIGDKINCKEKKLIIKYFENKKNPQKKITIKRKKLSIYNIPNINGINKSIQIEIRKKHTYIKNINKNKENILKSKKIKNILKSINNKNKIIKNNKNNIKNTTFKLNNNTNEIKKNDNDEIIKLKKEQININKKNKIIKTNFNIYNYKKQNKNTLCKKINIPNKKNKITILKQNFKKLKTNKNKKIIIDNNISIVDLSKKMAIKKSKIINIINDIGINPIKNKLIDQEIAQLIVEELGYKVTFSEKNNFEKTITENKKINNKPIIKIRPPIVTIMGHVDHGKTSLLKYINSNKKKYEEDGNITQNLYSYQINTKKGLITFIDTPGHSAFTKMRSSGAQITDIIVLIIAADDGIMPQTIEAINQAQKVKVPIIVAINKIDIVKSKSKEIKKELTKYNIIPEEWGGENLFVEISAKFGKGVNKLLENIILQSEILELKTNINTLAKGVVIESYLDKQKGPIINVITKEGILKKGDIILCGTEYGKIKAMHNENNEKINKVFPSIPVKILGLSGIPNIGDIITVTNNEKIAKELASYRKKQKREIKFNKIIKNDKKDIFKENIHKINILIKASNHGQLKAILDTIHQLKTKNIKINIISYNIGWITETDINLANTTKSIIFGFNVKSENIIKKIIKNTKVKIKYHNIIYKLIEDIKFIIKNIEKKQKNKNKKGIAEVKNIFKSLNFGTIAGCLIKKGTIKNFSNIVVIRNDTIIHNGKIESLRRFKTDVKEVNTGSECGITIKNLNNILPGDIIKTL